One Arthrobacter sp. B3I4 genomic window, ACGTCGCTGAACGCGTCGTTCAAGGCGGACTGACTGCGGTGCTCGTGGAGGCCGAACTGGTGGGCGGCGAGTGCTCCTACTGGGCCTGCATGCCGTCGAAGGCACTGCTCCGCCCCGGCACGGCGCTCCACGGCGCCCAGACCGTGCCCGGCGCCGAAGAAGCCGTCACCCGGGTACTGGACACGGCGGCGGTCCTGAAGCGGCGAAACTACTTTACGTCCAACTGGCAGGACGACAGCCAGGTCAAATGGGTCGAGGACACCGGAATCGAACTCATCCGCGGCCACGGCTGGATCACCGGCCGGCGCCGCGTCGAGGTGGCAGGCTCCGACGGAAACAGCTATGCCCTCGCCGCGCGCCGCGCCGTCGTCGTGGCAACCGGGTCCCGGCCCAGCATTCCTCCCATCGACGGCCTCAGTGACGTCGACTTCTGGACCACCCGGGAGGCCACGTCCGCCCAGCACATTCCGGCCCGGCTCGGAGTACTTGGCGGCGGTGTTGCCGGCACCGAGCTTGCCCAGGCCTACGCGCGGCTCGGTTCGTCGGTGACGTTGGTGGCCCGCGGCAGCCTCCTCGGGGCCTTTCCGGCTCCGGCGGCCGAGCTCGTCCAGGCCGGGCTCCGGGCCGACGGCGTCCAGCTCCACCTCCACACCGGAACGCACAGCGTCAAAGAGAACGACGACGGCTCCCTCACGCTGGCACTGGATGGCGGCCGCAGCGTGGCCGTCGACAAGCTGCTCGTGACCACAGGGCGGCACCCCGCCACGGAAGGGATCGGGCTGGAGAGCGTGGGACTGAACGCCGGCGAGGGAGAGCCCCCGCGGCTTAGGACCGATGCCAGCGGGCTCGTCCGGGAAGCTGACGGGAACGAGCACGAACCGTGGCTCTACGCTGTCGGTGACGCCGCCGGCAAGGTGATGCTGACCCATCAGGGCAAGTACGAGGCGCGCGCCACCGGTGACGCCATCGTCGCGCGGGCGGAAGGCACTCTTAGTGGCGAGCCGGCACCCTGGACCCGCTACGCCCAGACAGCGGATGACCATGCTGTTCCCAACGTGATCTTCACCGACCCGGAACTGGCCAACGTGGGCCGGAGCCTGGAGCAGGCACGGCGGGACGGCTACCAGGCGTCGTCCGTGGAGCTTCCCATCGAAGTGGCCGGATCCGCACTGCACTCCGAGCATTACAAGGGCTGGGCACAGCTGGTGGTTGATGAGGAACGCAAGGCGCTGCTGGGGGCGACCTTCGCCGGCCCTGACGTGGCCGAACTCCTGCACGCCGCCACGATCGCCGTCGTCGGCGAAGTCCCGCTGGACCGGCTCTGGCACGCCGTGCCGTCCTACCCCACCATCAGCGAGGTGTGGCTCCGGCTGCTGGAGAAGTACGGCCTGTAAGGCGCGAACGGACAGTTGAGGCCCCGGAACCCGGCGGTTCCGGGGCCTCAAGTGTCCGTTCGCACACATCTATTTGAACTGACCGGTCAGTTTAGTTAGCCTTGAAGCAGATACTTTCTGCGAAAGGCTTTTCTTGCTCTGCGTACAACAGCTCACCGTGAAGGGCCGCCGGGACGCCCTGCTCCCGCCCACCTCGCTGGAGGCGGCGGCGGGCGATCTTCTGCTCGTGACCGGCAAGCGCCAGGACCAGCGCACCGCCCTGGCCCTGGCCCTCACCGGCAGGATGAAACCCACCGCCGGCAGCGTCGCCTGGGACGGCCAGACGAAAATCAGGCAGCTGCGGCTGGCCAGCGCCGTCGTGGATGCCCCCGGCGTCAACGAGCCCGAGCAGCACCTCAGCGTCCGTGACCTGGTCACCGAAGACCTGGCCCTGGTCCCCCGCCGGTACCGCGGCACGTTACTCAGTACGCCCTGGCTCAAGGTCAACCGCTTCGAAGACATCGCCGGTTCCTGGGCGGACGACCTGCCCGCAGACCGCCGCCTCGAGCTGCTGACGGCCCTGGCCCTGGCGAATCCGCATACCGACCTGCTGGTGGTCGACTCCCCCGACCGGCACAGCGGCGATCCGGCCGACTGGCTGCCGCGGCTCCGGGAGCTCGCGTTCGACGCCGGACGCCCGCTCGCCGTCGTCGCTACCGTCGCCAGCGTTCCGGCGGGCTGGACCGGTCCAGTCGCGACCATCGGAAACGCTGATATTGCCCCCGAACCGACCGCCGATGTTCTTGAACCCGAAACCGAGGATGCCCGATGACTGTGTTGCGGCTGGCCCGCTCCGAACTCAAGCGCATGACCGGCGGCCTACTGCCGAAGCTGACGATCCTGGCGCTGACCCTGGTACCGCTGCTCTACGGCGCGGTGTACCTGTACGCGAACTGGGACCCGTACGGCAAGCTGAACCAGATCGACGCCGCCCTGGTGGTGGAGGACACCGGGGCCAGCTCCGCTGACGGCTCCCGGCTGGACGCCGGCCGCAAGGTCGCCGACAGCCTGGTGGACGGGCACGTCTTCAACTGGCAAACCGTCACCAGCACGGATGTCGCGGACGAGGGCGTGAGCAGCGGCAAATACGCCTTCGCCCTGAAGATCCCCCGTGATTTCTCCGCCAACCTGGTGTCACCGGGTAACTTCGACGCGGCCAACCAGGCCATGTTGAATGTCACCACCAATGACGCCAACAACTACCTGCTCGGCACCATCGTCGACAAGCTCACCACCGCTGTCCACGCCACCGTGGCGAAGGAAGTGGGCGAGGAGACCGCCAACCAGTTGCTCACCGGCTTCGGAACCATACATTCCCAGATGCTCAAAGCCGCCGACGGCGCCCACGAGCTGGCCAGCGGAGTGTCCTCGGTCCATGAGGGAGCCACCAGCCTGCATCAAGGCACCTCGGCGCTCAGGAACGGAAGCGGTGAGCTGGTGGCCGGCGAGCGCAAGCTCCTGGACGGCGCGAACGCCCTCAACGCCGGGGCGGGGCAACTGTCCGCGGGCCTGGGCCAGCTACAGGACAAGACCTCCACGCTGCCAGCCGACTCCCAGCGGCTGGCCGACGGCGCCGCCCAGGTCGCTGCCGGAAACGCGGCACTGAACACCAAGTTCCAGACCATTGCGGGACAGCTCGCCGCCGCGGAGCAGGCCTCCGCGGCGGCCGCAGCGCAGGCACAGCGCGCCAGGGTGGTGGATTCGACGAACCGGCTGGTTGCCGCCGGGACAATCAACCAGACCCAGGCCGACGCCATGCTGGCTGACTACGACGCTCATCCTGCCGCGGCGCCCTCCGTGTCTTCCGGGCCCGCTGGCGCCCTCACGGGCGCCGCAGCGCAGGTCCAGCAGCTCGCGGACGGCTCGGCTGCGGTCAGCAACGGAGCATCCCGGCTGGCGGCAGCGGCCCCCGCCCTGACGGAGGCGGTCGGTCAGGCCTCCGCGGGTGCTGGCCAGCTGGCCGGCGGCTCTGCAGACCTCGCCGCCGGCCAGCAGAACGCCCTGGCGGGTGCGGAGAAGCTGTCCCAGGGCGCCCAGCAGCTCGACGACGGCGCGGCGCAGCTCGACAGCGGTTCGGCTAGCGCGGCCGATGGCGCCGGAACGCTCGCCGGCGAATTGGCCACGGGCGCCGGGAAGGTCCCCAACCCTGACGACGCGCAAAAGGACAGCGTCGCCAAGGTCATGGCGGATCCGGTGGCTGTCAGCAATGTCTCGCAGGCCAAGGCGGGGTCCTACGGCGCCGGCCTGGCGCCGTTCTTCCTCACCCTGGCGCTGTGGATCGGGGTCTTCATGCTGATCCAGGCCATGCGCCCGGTGACGCAGCGCGCCCTCGCGTCCAACGCGCCGTCGTGGAAGATCGCCGTCGGAGGCTGGCTGCCGTTCCTCACCGTCGCCGCCGTCCAGGCCAGCCTGCTGACCCTGGTGGTCGACGTCGGGCTCGGTCTGGATCCTGCCCATCCGGTGCTGATGTGGGTCCTGATGCTCGCCGCCGCCATGGCGTTCAGTGCCATCATCCAAGGTGTGGTGGCGCTGCTCGGCTCCCCCGGGAAACTTGTGGTCCTGATTCTGCTGGTCCTGCAGCTGGTCTCCTCCGGCGGAACCTTCCCCTGGCAGACCACGCCGGAGCCGCTGCACGTGGTGCACCAGCTCCTGCCGATGGGCTATGTGGTCGGCGGCATGCGGCACCTGATCTACGGAGCAGACCTGGCCGGAATCGTGCCCACGATGCTGGGCCTGGTTGGCTACACTTTGCTGGGACTGGCAATGTCCGCCGTCGCCGTCCGGAAGCACAAGTTCTGGACACTCAAGACCCTAAAGCCGGAGATAGCCGTATGAGCCTGCCCAGTCCGACCGCGGAATCCGGGTCCGACGCCGGCAAGAAGCTCCGCCCGGGCCGCACCAATGCCACCAAGCAAAAGTTGTTCGAGGCCTCGATGGAGCTGATTGGCGAGCGGGGGGCCGCGGGCGTGACGGTCGATGAGATCGCGGCGGCGGCCGGGGTCTCAAAGGGCACGGTGTATTACAACTTCGGCAGCAAGTCGGACCTGATCGCGCAGCTGCTGCGGCACGGCGTGGACATTTTGATGGCGCGGCTGCTGAGCGTTGAAGATGAGGCCGCGGATCCGCTGGCCGCTATGGATGAGATGATCGGCCAGGCCATGGACTTCATGGCCGAGTATCCCTCGTTCGCCCGGTTGTGGGTCAGCGAGAACTGGCGGACCCCGAGTGAGTGGCAGGACACCTTTGCCGAGCTTCGCGGCCGTCTCCTCGGCGTCATCGGCGCCGCGATCGAGGCCGTTGAGGCGAAGTATGCCGTCGACCCCGGAATTTCCCGCGGCAGCCTGGAGACAGCGATCTTCGGTGCATGCTTCGTGGTGGGACTGGACCGCCAGACCTACCACCCCGAGCGCACCCGGGCGCAAAGCGTCGCCGCGATCATGGCCAGCATGCGTGGCTACGTCGTGAAGTAGTCCTCCTCAGGGATGATTAGTCCCATGCGTCACATGGGTAAGAGCGGCAGGACTGCCATTGGTGCGTCCGTGGCGGCGCTGGCGCTGCTCGTGCTCACCGGCGCCACCCTGCACGAGACGGTGGCGCTCTGGTTCCTGGCTGCCTCGGCGCTGGCGTACGTCGCCTGCGTGGCGGAGGTGGTAATCCGACGGCGGCACAAGACTCTGCTGGCCAGCGGGATCGGCAGCGTTCTGTTCATCGCCTTCGGCATCGCGTTCCTGCGCCAGTGGGGACTGGCCTTCAACGCGGACCCGGACGCGCTTTCCACCCGGGTGGATACCGAACACCCGGACCTCTACTTCTATCTTGCGGTGGCTGCCGGGGCGGCGACGCTGCTCCTGCTGCTTGCCGGCACGGTGTTGCCCGGCCGGGGCAACGCGGCCCGATCGGGCTATAGGTCCCGGCAGCCCGCTGCCACTTCCCGCCCGGCCGCGCGTCAAACCGCTTCCGGGCCTGCTTCCCGGCCCGTCGGCCGGCCCGTCGCCCGACCCGCGGTCCGGGCATCGGGGACGCGCACCGCGGCGCCGCGGGCCTCCGCGGCCAAACCTGCCGCACCTCGGGCATCCGCGGCCAAACCGGCCGCACCCCGGGCATCCGCGGCCAAACCGGCCGCCAAGGTCCCGGTCCGGCCCTCCGCCAAGGCTCCCACCCGGCGTTGATCGGGGCGTTGATCGGGCCCGGCGTCGGGCAGGACACCCTGACTGCCGCCTGGACCCACACCCCGGCCGCGCAGCACAGCGGTTGCCACCCCGGCCAGGAGCAGCAGACCGCCCGCCACGTCAGCGGCCGAGGGTACCTCGGACAGGACCAGCCACGCCGTCGTCATCCCCACCACCGGGACCAGCAGCGTGAACGGAACGACGGCGGAAGAGGGATACAGTCCCAGCAGGCGGTTCCAGATTCCATAGCCCACGAGGGAACCGAAGACGGCGGTGTAGAGAGCACTGATCACCGTCACCGGTTGCAGGTCCAGCAGGGCCGCCGATACCGCCGCGGGCCCGTCCACCAACAGCGAAAGACCGGCGAGGGGCACCGGCACCACAGCGCCGGACCACACCACGAGCCCCAGCCCGGAAGCGGCCTTTGCCTTGCGGGCCACGATGTTGCCGCCGGCCCAGGACAGGGCCGCTGCCAGCACGATCAGCAGCGGCAATAGCGGGGCGACCAGGCTTCGGCCCACGGCGACGACGGCCAGCCCGGCAATTCCAAGGACAACTCCCGCAACTTGCCGCCGGGTCGGTCTTTCGGCGAGGATTCCGGCGGCCAGCAGGACCGTCAGCAGCACCTGGGCCTGCAGCACCAGCGACGCGAGACCCGCGGGCATGCCCAGGGCCATGGCCAGGTAGAGCAGCCCGAACTGTCCCGCACTCATCAACAGTCCGACGCCGATGATCGCCTTCCAGCTGACGTCCGGTTTTCGGATGAAAAAGATGCAGGGGAACACCACGAGGGTGAAACGCATGGCAACGAACAACAGCGGGGGCATCTGGGCTCCCGCGGGGTGCAGGCCGAGGTCAATCGCGACGAAGTTGATGCCCCACAGCACGGCCACCAGCAGGGCGAGCCCGGAATGACGGGGGCTCATCGTGCTGGCGGCCGCGGTCCCTCCAGCGGCTCAGAGATTGCGGGGCCGCTCACCGTGCTGGCCGTCGGTGTCGTGCCGCTCGGCCGTCGTTTCCTCGTGGATCACCGTGGTGTCCTCGGTTCCTGCCGGACGAACGCGGTCGGTCCGGTCCCTGCGAAGCTCTTCGTGTTGGGCGTCGTGAGCATGCGAGTCGCCTGAGTGCTCATTATGGATTCGTTCGCCGTCCTTGCCCGTCTTGACGTCCGGGTCGACGTGGTCTGCCTTGCGGAGCTGCTCCTGGGCGCCGGCCCTGACACTTTCGGCCTCCTGCTGGGTACCCTGGGCCTGCCGCCGCAGGCGTTCGGCTTCCACTTCGGCGGCCTTGGCATCGGCATCCGCCCGCGCGGCCTTTGCCTCGTGCTCCCTTGCGGCCAGTTGGTCGGCTTCCGCCTTCTCGCGCATTTCCGCGGCACGGTTCCGGTCCGCGACGGTCTTGCGCTTCCGGCCCATACTGACCACCACAGCGATGATCGCGAGCACTACTACGATGCCGATAATGATCCACACAAGCTGTCCTGAATCCACGGTGATCCACCTTTTCCCTCGGTCGCCAAGAAACACCATCAGTAAAAGCAATAACAGCATCAGTAAACAACACAATCAGCGCACTGACCAACGATCGTCCGGCCCGCGCCGCCTTACGCCGCCCGGGGCACCTTGAAGTGAGTCAGCTTCGCGTCCTGGCCGTCGAGTTCGGCCCAGGGCTTCTCCGTCTCAAAAACGGTCAGGCCGCTGGTGGGGTAGCGCGTGGCCGCGTCCAGATAGGCATCATGGTCCGAATCACGCGACGCCAAATGCATGGCCAGGTCCTGCACTCCGGGCATGTGGGAGATCACCATCAGGGTCGTGACAGTGTCCGGAACGTGGTTAATGACAGCCAGCATGCGGAGCGCGGAGGCGCCGTAGAGGCCGTCTTCGAGCTTAGGCGTTGGAGCCTTGTCTCCGAGTTCGCTGCAGACCCACGTGCAGGTCTGCCGGGTACGCAGGGCGCTGGAGCAAAGGATGAAGTCGGGGACGACGCCGTGTTTGAGGAGCCATCTGCCTGCCACCGGCGCGTCGCGGTGTCCGCGCTCTTCGAGCGGCCGCTCGTGGTCGGCAACGCCGCCGGGCCAGTCGGCTTTGGCATGGCGCATGAGCACCAGCCGTTTGATGTGATGCTCGCTCATGGCTCAAGCCTAGTGCGGCCGGCACCTCGCCCGGCGCAGACCACATCACGGTCCCGCCAGTCTTCGATGATGAAAGTAAGGGATCGTGTCCCGAGAGCGCAAGCGAAAGCGCCCGCCCCGGAGAGGGACGGACGCTTTCCTGGAAGCCAGTTAGATGGAGTACTCCGGAGCGGCCCAGACGACAACTTCGGGGTGTTCGTAGAACCGGTAGCCCTGGCCACGGACAGTGCGGACGGTGTTGGCGAGGCGCCCGAGCTTGGAGCGCAGGCGACGGATGTGCACGTCGATGGTGCGCTCGTTGGGAACCTCTTCGGCGTTCCGCCACAGGCCCTCGAGGAGTTCGTCGCGGCCGACGGTGCGCGTACCGTTCTCCACGAGGTAGTTCAGGAGTTCGAATTCCTTGAATGTCAGGTTCAGCGATTCGCCGTCGAGCGCAACCTCGCGCCGGGCGAGGTCGATCAGCACGCCCGAGGGGCGCGGATCCTGGGCCTGCTGGAGCCGGGCGTTTTCGGCACGCTGCCGCGCGCCGGCCGTGGGGTCACCGAAGGTGGACCGAACGACGTCGAGCGCGGAGCCCGGGGCGGACGAGGGGGCGACGGCGACGGCGGCGTAGCTTTCGGCGCCGGCCACGAGGGACTGTGCGTAAGCGCGGATTTCCTGGGCCAGTTTGGCAATGGAGGTTCCGGCGGCGGCCGCGGTTTCCTCGTCGATGCCCATGTAAAGCACGAAGCCGCGGGCGACGTTGTCATTGGGAACGGGGCGGACCGGGCCGTGGCCCGGGGCAATTACCGGGGTGGGCGCCGTCGTCGGGGCCGATTCCGCGGCGGGTACGGCCCGCAGCTGGCCGTAGGAGTTCGGGTTGTAGCCCTGGTCCGCGTAGCCTGGAGCGGGGAAGCTCTTGCCGGGGGCGGCGGGGGCAAAGCTCGGACGGCCGCCAAAGCCCTGGCGGAGCCCGGAGGCCTGACCGGCCTTGTTGGCGTTTCGGACGGAGATGTGGACGTATCCGGATGCAACTGACATGGAATGCTTACCTCAATGTGAATGGCCGTCATCGCGGCTCGAATGCAGGTTTCCCCGCAATGAGAACTGGGGAGTGCGCCCGACGCTGGGCTGGGGGCGAATGCCTAGAAACGTTCTGGGGTGTAGAAGTTAGGCGTGCATTCGGCAACAGCGCATCTCGGTACCAGCTGGTGCGCTGATCCAGAAAACTGCGGCTGCAGGTGCTGTTGAGTTCTTGTTCACAATTGAAGTGTGCAACGTAACAATAAGAACTAGCAAGTAACAAAGGGCCGCGCGGTCCGCATCGTGAGACGAATGCGGTGTTTGTAGTGGAGATCGCAATTCGGCCGTCCGCTTCGTGCTCGCCGCGTGTCGAGCTAAACGGCTGGAAATACGTTCTCTGCCGAATATTCTTCGAACAAAATCCACTACTGGCCTCAAATCGCCTCCGGGACAGCGACCGGCAGAATGCCCCGCGGGCCCCCGGACGGCAGTCCTATGTCCACCCTGTGGTCACTCTGCCGGTCCTCCGTCCGGCTGGATATGCTGAGATTCACAGGGACCGCACAGGAACCCCTAAGCTGCGCCTCACCGGCGGACCGGAGAGTGATCGAATGGCCACCCCGCACTCCCTGACAAGCAACCTCCCGCAACTGACCCACCCGGACGGCTCTCCCATCCGTACACTGGTGGTGGACGATGAGCCCAGCCTCTCGGAACTGATGAGTATGGGCCTGCGGATGGCAGGCTGGGAGGTGGCCGTGGCGGCCGACGGACCCAGTGCGGTCAAGCTGGCCAAGGACTTCCGCCCGGACGTGCTGGTGCTGGACGTCATGCTTCCCGGGTTCGACGGCGTCGAACTCCTAAGCCGGATCCGTGCGTTCACACCCGAGGTTCCGGCGCTGTTCCTCACCGCCAAGGACGCCGTCCAGGACCGCATCGCCGGGCTCGCGGCAGGGGGCGACGACTACGTCACCAAGCCGTTCAGCATGGAGGAAGTCCTGCTCCGGCTGCACCGGCTGGTCCAGCGCTCCGGGGTGGCCGCCATGGACACCGCCGAACTTGTCGTGGGCGATCTGGTACTGAACGTCGACACCCGCGACGTCACCCGGGCAGGAGAGGAACTGCACCTGACCGCGACCCAGTTCGAACTGCTGCGTTATCTGATGGAAAATCCGAAACGGGTCATCAGCAAGGCCCAGATCCTTGACCGAGTCTGGGATTACGACTTCGGCGGGCAGGCGAACATCGTGGAACTCTACATCTCCTACCTTCGCAAGAAGATCGATGCCAAGCATGCGCCCATGATCCACACGGTGCGCGGTGCAGGGTATGTGCTGAAACCGGCGGACTGACCGTGCCCGCCCCTTCCGCCGCAGGGCCCGTGCGCGGGCGCGACTGGCGCGACCCGTCCACCTGGCACCTGCGCACGCGCCTGGTTCTCGTCGCCATGGGGCTGCTCGTGGCCATTTGCGGCGCAGTCGGGGTGTTCAGCTACGTCTCTATGGATGCATTCCTCACCCGCCAGCTCGATGAACAGCTGGCCGCAGCGTCGCACCGCTCTAGCGAGTTCGGCCGGCCCGAGTCCGGTGGCGGCCGGGGGGACCTCCTTGAAGCGCGAGGGCAGGGCATCGGAACGCTCAACGCCCGGGTGCGAAATGGCTCCGTCGTCAGCGCGGGCTTCCTGGCCGGGGACGCCAGCCGCGGCGGCCTCTCCGACGACGACGAGGCTGTCCTCCTGGAGCTCACCCCCAACAACGAACCGGTCAACCGGACCCTCTCGGCCGGCGACTACCGGCTCACGGCGGTCCGGGCCCCGTACGGAGACACCATCGTCACCGGGCTTCCCTTGGAAGAAAAGCACAACACATTGGCCTCGCTCGTGGGGACGCTGGGCCTGGTGTCCGCCGGTGGACTGTTGCTGATCGGCCTCGTCGGCACGGCCGTCATCCGTCGCACCATGCAGCCGCTGGAACAGCTCTCCGAGGTGGCCACGAAGGTCTCCCGTCTTCCCCTGGACGCCGGCGAGGTCGCACTCGGGGAGCGTGTCCCGGCGTCGGCGGCTCATCCGGGGACCGAAGTGGGCAGCGTGGGGTACGCGCTGAACCAGATGCTGGACAACGTCGCCAGCGCCCTGAAGGTGCGGCACGAAAGCGAGATGAAGGTGCGCCAGTTTGTTGCCGACGCCTCGCACGAGCTCCGCACCCCGCTGACTGCCATTCGCGGCTATACAGAGCTGATGCGGATGACGGAGCATTTCACCCCCGACGGCGAGAAGTCCCTGGCCCGGGTGCAAAGCCAATCCGAGCGGATGACCGCGCTGGTGGAGGACCTGCTGCTGCTGGCACGGCTGGACGAGGGGCAGCCACTCAAACTCACCGACGTCGACCTTACCCAGCTGGCGATCGAGTCGGTAACCGACGAGAAGGTCATGGCTCCGGACCGTGTCTGGCAGCTGGAACTTCCGGACGAACCGGTCATCGTGCGCGGCGACGCGGCCCAGCTTCACCAGGTGATCGCCAACCTGCTGTCCAATGCCCGCAAGCACACGGACGCCGGGACGAAAGTGGTGACGGGGGTTCGGCGGTCAGCCGGCGGTGGCGCCGTCGTTACCGTGACGGACGACGGCGCCGGGATCGCACCGGAGTTCGTCGCCAAGGTTTTCGCACGCTTCGCCAGGGCCGACGCCGCCCGCACGAATCCCGCGGACCGGCCCGGGCCGCGGCGGGCAGGGGCGCGCCCGGCCGGGGGGACGGCGGTTGACACGGCAGTCGAGACGGCCGAGAGCACCAGCGGGCTCGGCCTGTCCATCGTCCAGTCCATCGTGCAGGCCCATGGGGGCACAGTCGACGTGACCTCCCGTCCGGGCCGCACCGAATTCACCGTTCGTCTGCCGGCGCCGCGCCCGGCCCCGCCGCAGCGGGCTCCGGCCGCTCCCAGCCGCTAGGCCCCGCGAACTCGCTAACCCGCGCCAGCTCGCGGGTTCTGTCCACACTCGACGCTTCGAAACGGCGAGTGCGGACGGAACCTGCGAGCCCACCGAGAAGATCTCGCCCAAAGCAAGCCCCCGCTCCGGAAAGAGGACCTCTCGTTACCTAAATGTGACTTTGAGGTGGAAGTCAGGTACCGTTTTTAGGGCGCGTCCGTCGAAACGGCCGCTGCTCCGGGCTGGGGCATAACGTGCAGCCACCCGGATTCATGGATGAAACAGACGCAGGGAACACAGTGCTCCCGCGCGGTCTTCGTCCGTGCCCCCTTCAGGGTTACGCCGCCACGTTGAAATTCCGTGCGGCCCGGATATCGCATCCGACCCCCAGCTCGCTCCGTAGGCGTTGAGAGGCAAAACATGACTGCATTTAAGGCACCCGCGCGTCCAGACGACGCTAAACGTACATCCGCTGCCGACGTCGCGCGCCACCGCGCCGAGCCGGCCGCAGGCTCGACCTCGCCGCGTTCCGGTACCGGGCGCGGCACGCACGCCGTTTCCAGAGGGCCCGGGTCCAAAGGCAAGCGCGCGGCTATCGTCGGAACGGCTCTCGCCCTGCTGCTCGGGGCAGGGGCCGCAGGACAAGCCTCCAGCACCACCGCCCCCTCTGCCACGGCACCCAAGGCCGAATCCCTGCAGCTGTTGGACCTCGAGCGGCTCGGCAGCTACACCCCCGCATCGCCGGCGCCCCTCAGCGTCGAAGCGCAGGCGTCGGAAGTAAAGCCCGAAGCCCCTGCACCGGCACCCGCTGCTCCGGAAGCCGCACCGGCTCCCGCTGCCCCGGCTCCGGCCGCTCCTGCTCCGGCCGCGGCCCCAGCTCCTGCACCCGCTCCGGAACCTGTCGCCGTCGACGATCCCGCCGGCGCCCAGGCGTACGCGGAAGCGCAACTGCCCGCGCACGGGTGGGCTCCCAGCGAAATGCAGTGCCTGATGAAGCTGTGGACCAGGGAATCAGACTGGAAGACCACCGCCACCAACCCGGACAGCGGCGCCTACGGTGTGGTCCAGTCACTGCCTGCCGAAAAGATGGCCAGTGCAGGCGCAGATTACCGGACCAACTACCGGACGCAGATCAACTGGGGGCTGACGTACGTCGGAGAGCGCTACGGCTCCCCCTGCGGCGCCCTGAACTTCCACTACGCCAACAACTGGTACTAAAGCCCGGTAACGGGGCCTGGGCGGAGTAACCCCTAGCTGCCGGAACGGCCGGGGATGTACTGCACCGCCCAGTTGTTGCCGTCAGGATCCGCGAAATAGACGAAGTGCCCCCAGTCCTGAACGTCGACGTCGCTGACCTCTACACCGTTGTCCTTCAGTTGCCGGTGCGCGGCCTGAATGTCGTCAACCACCAGCTGCATGCTGGGAGCGGTTCCCGGCGGAGCGTCGTTGAGGCCTTCACCGATCGCGATTGAACAGCCCGACCCGGGCGGGGTCAGCTGCACGAAGCGGATGCCTTCTGTCGGCCGCTCGTCGTAGTCGGCGTGGAAGCCCACCTTGTTGACGTAAAAGTCCTTGGCACGGTCGACGTCGGACACGGGGACAAAAACAAGTTCCAGTTTCCAGTCCATGCCGCACAGGCTAGTCTCCCGGCGGCGCGTTCCGGAAGCCCGTGCGAGCAGTATCGCTAGCCGGCGATGCCGTAGAGCCGGTCTCCGGCGTCGCCCAGGCCGGGGACGATGTACGACTTTTCGTTGAGCTTTTCGTCGATCGAGGCCAGCACGATGGTCACGTTCGCCTCCGACAGTTCTTCTTCCAGCTT contains:
- a CDS encoding response regulator transcription factor; translated protein: MATPHSLTSNLPQLTHPDGSPIRTLVVDDEPSLSELMSMGLRMAGWEVAVAADGPSAVKLAKDFRPDVLVLDVMLPGFDGVELLSRIRAFTPEVPALFLTAKDAVQDRIAGLAAGGDDYVTKPFSMEEVLLRLHRLVQRSGVAAMDTAELVVGDLVLNVDTRDVTRAGEELHLTATQFELLRYLMENPKRVISKAQILDRVWDYDFGGQANIVELYISYLRKKIDAKHAPMIHTVRGAGYVLKPAD
- a CDS encoding VOC family protein, translated to MDWKLELVFVPVSDVDRAKDFYVNKVGFHADYDERPTEGIRFVQLTPPGSGCSIAIGEGLNDAPPGTAPSMQLVVDDIQAAHRQLKDNGVEVSDVDVQDWGHFVYFADPDGNNWAVQYIPGRSGS
- a CDS encoding HAMP domain-containing sensor histidine kinase, whose protein sequence is MPAPSAAGPVRGRDWRDPSTWHLRTRLVLVAMGLLVAICGAVGVFSYVSMDAFLTRQLDEQLAAASHRSSEFGRPESGGGRGDLLEARGQGIGTLNARVRNGSVVSAGFLAGDASRGGLSDDDEAVLLELTPNNEPVNRTLSAGDYRLTAVRAPYGDTIVTGLPLEEKHNTLASLVGTLGLVSAGGLLLIGLVGTAVIRRTMQPLEQLSEVATKVSRLPLDAGEVALGERVPASAAHPGTEVGSVGYALNQMLDNVASALKVRHESEMKVRQFVADASHELRTPLTAIRGYTELMRMTEHFTPDGEKSLARVQSQSERMTALVEDLLLLARLDEGQPLKLTDVDLTQLAIESVTDEKVMAPDRVWQLELPDEPVIVRGDAAQLHQVIANLLSNARKHTDAGTKVVTGVRRSAGGGAVVTVTDDGAGIAPEFVAKVFARFARADAARTNPADRPGPRRAGARPAGGTAVDTAVETAESTSGLGLSIVQSIVQAHGGTVDVTSRPGRTEFTVRLPAPRPAPPQRAPAAPSR